Proteins from a single region of Flaviflexus salsibiostraticola:
- the nudC gene encoding NAD(+) diphosphatase yields the protein MSEMPLARIEHDTDALSRNDPTLLTRLSRFLLVRDGQIAVDADGLVHVPATDLPDELLSWDHLSYLGRSDGEHWAVVHLDATEFKLDPEGMPYGDRRITALHHREFVSLRKIGHELSGIEAGLATAATALGAWREYRTHCPSCGGVLGPRAAGWEGACRDCDLILYPRTDPSVIMAIRDGRDRLLLGHASNWEPTRYSCLAGFVEAGESLERAVARESFEEAGVTITRVEYFGSQPWPFPRSLMAAFRAWTDSEAIEVDGEEITKARFFTREELTAEIESNRLTVPMASSVARYLIEDWYGGPLPVPPTD from the coding sequence ATGAGTGAGATGCCGCTGGCGCGGATCGAACACGACACCGATGCGCTGTCGCGCAACGATCCCACCCTGCTGACGCGTCTCAGCAGGTTCCTCCTCGTCCGCGACGGCCAGATCGCCGTCGACGCGGACGGCCTCGTCCATGTCCCCGCCACGGATCTTCCGGATGAGCTCCTCTCGTGGGACCACCTGTCCTACCTCGGCCGGAGCGACGGCGAGCATTGGGCCGTCGTCCACCTCGACGCGACCGAATTCAAGCTCGATCCGGAGGGTATGCCCTACGGCGACCGACGGATCACCGCCCTCCACCACCGGGAGTTCGTGTCGCTGAGGAAGATTGGCCACGAGCTGTCGGGGATCGAGGCCGGCCTGGCAACGGCCGCGACCGCGCTCGGGGCCTGGCGGGAATACCGGACGCACTGCCCGAGCTGTGGTGGAGTCCTCGGCCCGCGGGCCGCAGGATGGGAGGGCGCGTGCCGCGACTGCGACCTTATCCTCTACCCGCGCACCGACCCGAGTGTCATCATGGCGATCAGGGACGGCCGGGACCGCCTGCTGCTCGGCCACGCCTCGAACTGGGAGCCGACCCGCTACTCCTGCCTCGCGGGCTTCGTCGAGGCCGGTGAATCACTCGAGCGCGCGGTCGCCCGCGAATCCTTCGAAGAGGCGGGCGTCACCATCACGAGGGTCGAATACTTCGGGTCACAGCCGTGGCCGTTCCCCCGCTCGCTCATGGCCGCCTTCCGGGCGTGGACGGACTCTGAGGCCATCGAGGTCGACGGCGAGGAGATCACGAAGGCTCGGTTCTTCACCCGCGAGGAGCTCACGGCGGAGATCGAGTCGAACCGTCTGACCGTCCCCATGGCCTCCTCCGTCGCCCGCTACCTCATCGAGGACTGGTACGGGGGCCCGCTGCCCGTGCCGCCCACTGACTGA
- the mnmA gene encoding tRNA 2-thiouridine(34) synthase MnmA, with product MRVLAAMSGGVDSAVAAARAVDAGHDVVGVHMALSKSRAEHRSGSRGCCSVEDGYDARRAADKLGIPYYVWDLSDDFEDTVVADFLSEYSAGRTPNPCVRCNEHVKFAALLERGLSMGFDAVCTGHYADLRDVEDGSGVRHELHRAANHPKDQSYVLAVMGKQVLGNVLFPLGDVPTKDEVRIEAAARGLGVSLKPDSYDICFIADGDTRGFLRQRLGENPGEIVDESGAVVGEHLGAFAYTIGQRRGLGLGIPAKDGLPRFVTKVDIETNRVHVGPVEALDVRRIIGADTVWLAPDIDPAEPLRAGVQVRAHGREIAATVRLEDDRLVMDLDEPLRGLAAGQSAVVYSGSRVLGQATVEETA from the coding sequence ATGAGAGTCCTGGCTGCGATGTCCGGCGGGGTCGACTCCGCCGTCGCGGCGGCGCGAGCCGTCGACGCGGGGCACGATGTCGTCGGCGTCCATATGGCGCTGTCGAAGTCCCGCGCCGAGCACAGGAGCGGCAGCCGCGGCTGCTGCTCGGTCGAGGATGGCTACGACGCCCGCAGGGCGGCCGACAAGCTCGGCATCCCCTACTACGTGTGGGACCTGTCCGACGATTTCGAGGACACGGTTGTCGCCGATTTCCTCTCCGAATACTCGGCTGGCCGCACCCCCAATCCGTGCGTGCGATGCAATGAGCACGTGAAGTTCGCGGCCCTTCTCGAGCGCGGTCTGTCGATGGGATTCGACGCTGTGTGCACGGGCCACTACGCGGACCTGCGCGACGTCGAGGACGGCTCGGGCGTGCGCCACGAGCTGCACAGGGCCGCGAATCATCCGAAGGATCAGTCCTACGTCCTCGCCGTCATGGGCAAGCAGGTCCTCGGCAATGTCCTCTTCCCGCTGGGCGATGTGCCGACGAAGGATGAGGTCCGCATTGAAGCCGCCGCGCGCGGCCTCGGCGTCTCCCTCAAGCCGGACTCGTACGACATCTGCTTCATCGCCGACGGCGACACGAGGGGATTCCTCCGTCAGCGGCTCGGCGAGAACCCCGGCGAGATCGTCGACGAGTCGGGTGCGGTCGTCGGGGAGCACCTCGGCGCGTTCGCCTACACGATCGGCCAGCGCCGCGGCCTCGGCCTCGGCATCCCCGCCAAGGACGGCCTGCCCCGGTTCGTCACGAAGGTCGACATCGAGACGAACCGCGTCCACGTCGGCCCTGTCGAGGCTCTCGATGTCCGGCGCATCATCGGCGCCGACACCGTCTGGCTCGCCCCCGATATCGACCCTGCGGAGCCGCTGCGGGCCGGTGTTCAGGTGCGCGCCCACGGCCGCGAGATCGCCGCGACCGTTCGACTCGAGGACGACCGGCTCGTCATGGACCTTGACGAGCCGCTGCGCGGCCTCGCCGCGGGCCAGTCCGCCGTCGTCTACTCGGGCAGCCGGGTCCTCGGCCAGGCCACGGTGGAGGAGACAGCATGA
- a CDS encoding cysteine desulfurase family protein — translation MIYLDWAATAPLSETAKQAWLEATAVTGNASATHAAGRAARSVLEDAREQIASVLGVDPPEVIVTSGGTEADNLAVAGPAARGRVLYSAIEHPAVREAAELHAPTHAVIPVTADGVVDMTALESMLDEDVSLVSVMAANNETGIIQPLAEIAALVRERAPQARLHTDAVQAVASLDIPKDYAMSISGHKLGAPVGVGALIAARDYPLVPLEGGGGQERRVRSGTLNVAGAAALAAALSEAVELRSEREARLRALGVRVAAACVRAGGSLSGGDVPRLAHIVHALFPATDPEALLLGLDMAGIACSTGSACSAGVYRPSRVLEAMGVDEASTPLRFSLGEGTTEADVDALERALPAAVDMARRAVRA, via the coding sequence GTGATCTACCTGGACTGGGCGGCAACGGCACCGCTGTCGGAGACGGCGAAGCAGGCCTGGCTCGAGGCGACGGCCGTCACCGGCAACGCCTCGGCGACGCATGCGGCGGGCCGGGCGGCCCGCTCCGTCCTCGAGGACGCGCGCGAGCAGATCGCATCCGTCCTCGGCGTCGACCCGCCGGAGGTCATTGTCACCTCGGGGGGAACGGAGGCCGACAACCTCGCGGTCGCCGGTCCGGCAGCCCGCGGCCGGGTCCTCTACTCGGCCATCGAGCATCCCGCCGTCCGTGAGGCGGCCGAACTCCACGCCCCGACCCACGCCGTCATCCCCGTGACGGCGGACGGGGTGGTCGACATGACGGCGCTGGAGTCGATGCTCGATGAGGACGTCAGCCTCGTCTCGGTCATGGCGGCCAACAACGAGACCGGCATCATCCAGCCGCTGGCCGAGATCGCCGCCCTCGTCCGGGAGCGGGCGCCGCAGGCACGGCTCCACACGGACGCCGTCCAGGCGGTCGCGAGCCTCGACATCCCGAAGGATTATGCGATGTCGATCTCGGGTCATAAGCTCGGCGCCCCGGTCGGGGTCGGCGCCCTCATCGCAGCCCGCGACTACCCCCTCGTTCCTTTGGAGGGCGGCGGCGGGCAGGAGCGCAGGGTCCGCTCCGGCACACTCAACGTCGCGGGTGCGGCCGCGCTCGCGGCCGCACTGTCCGAGGCGGTCGAGCTGCGATCCGAGCGGGAGGCGCGTCTGCGGGCGCTCGGCGTGCGGGTCGCGGCGGCCTGCGTTCGCGCGGGCGGCAGCCTGAGCGGCGGGGACGTCCCGCGCCTGGCACATATCGTCCACGCACTCTTCCCTGCGACTGACCCTGAGGCGCTGCTGCTCGGGCTCGACATGGCGGGGATCGCCTGCTCGACCGGGTCCGCCTGCTCGGCGGGCGTCTACCGGCCCTCGAGGGTTCTCGAGGCGATGGGTGTCGATGAGGCCTCGACCCCGCTGCGATTCTCGCTCGGCGAGGGGACGACGGAGGCGGACGTCGACGCACTCGAGCGCGCTCTCCCGGCCGCGGTCGACATGGCACGGCGGGCGGTGCGCGCATGA
- a CDS encoding electron transfer flavoprotein subunit alpha/FixB family protein: MKLDTVLVISRHDGTALSDSSREVLTAARAIADRVVSATFGQPPVEELARYGADEILVVDPDSVTSTGADLNHPAVWAALALAAAERVNPRAVLMASSYLGKEIAAQAAVHFDSGVVVDADAVSAVGGQLAITKAVFSGTWATHDEIIRGVAVVALRPTAVEAVPRDVTDATVAPLEITVPERAKRTRLVSRQKRDHVGPNLAESQVVVVGGRGVDGDFGPVRELADLLGGAVGATRVACDEGWIDHSAQIGQTGETVAPRLYIGLGVSGAVHHTSGMLASEHIVAVCDDSEAPIFEIANFGIVGDVKDVMPQAIAALREAGL, translated from the coding sequence GTGAAACTCGATACCGTCCTCGTCATCTCCCGCCACGACGGCACCGCGCTGTCGGACTCGTCGCGGGAGGTCCTCACCGCGGCCCGTGCGATCGCGGACCGCGTCGTCTCCGCCACCTTCGGCCAGCCCCCGGTTGAGGAGCTCGCCCGCTACGGCGCCGATGAGATCCTCGTCGTCGACCCGGACTCCGTCACGTCGACGGGGGCCGATCTCAATCATCCGGCGGTCTGGGCGGCTCTCGCTCTTGCCGCGGCCGAGCGGGTCAACCCGCGCGCGGTCCTCATGGCCTCCTCCTACCTGGGGAAGGAGATCGCGGCCCAGGCCGCGGTCCACTTCGATTCGGGCGTCGTCGTCGACGCGGACGCGGTCTCGGCCGTGGGCGGCCAGCTTGCCATCACGAAGGCCGTCTTCTCCGGGACCTGGGCGACACACGATGAGATCATCCGGGGCGTCGCCGTCGTCGCGCTGCGCCCGACCGCGGTTGAGGCCGTGCCCCGGGACGTCACCGACGCCACGGTCGCGCCGCTCGAGATCACCGTGCCCGAACGCGCGAAGCGGACCCGGCTCGTGTCGCGCCAGAAGCGCGACCATGTCGGACCGAACCTGGCCGAGTCCCAGGTCGTCGTCGTGGGCGGCCGCGGCGTCGACGGCGACTTCGGCCCCGTCCGCGAGCTCGCCGACCTGCTCGGCGGCGCGGTCGGCGCGACCCGGGTCGCGTGCGACGAGGGATGGATCGACCACTCGGCACAGATCGGCCAGACGGGCGAGACGGTCGCACCCCGGCTCTACATCGGACTCGGCGTCTCCGGCGCCGTCCACCACACCTCGGGCATGCTCGCCTCCGAGCACATCGTCGCCGTGTGCGACGACTCCGAGGCCCCGATCTTCGAGATCGCGAACTTCGGGATCGTCGGGGACGTCAAGGACGTCATGCCGCAGGCGATCGCGGCTCTCAGGGAGGCAGGGCTCTAG
- a CDS encoding electron transfer flavoprotein subunit beta/FixA family protein: protein MRIVVCVKHVPDVQAERVLGDEGFLVRGDDDVLNELDENAVQESVDLAGGDGEVIALTMGPEDAVDGLRRALALGADRAIHVCDDRAAGSDVLGTARVLAAAIRQLGEEAPIDLVVTGMAALDGMTATIPSALAAHLDLPALTLAKTVELTGTVLRITRTMGFSDEVLEADLPAILSVTDQANEVRYPNFKAIMAAKKKPIDEIDLDDLGLGDGLVGAAGAGTRVTNAVERPPRDAGEVHNDSGDGGRRLADYILGVMK from the coding sequence ATGAGGATTGTTGTCTGTGTAAAACACGTGCCCGACGTGCAGGCCGAGCGAGTGCTCGGCGATGAGGGCTTCCTTGTCCGCGGCGACGACGATGTGCTGAACGAACTCGATGAGAACGCCGTTCAGGAGTCCGTCGATCTCGCCGGCGGCGACGGTGAGGTCATCGCCCTCACCATGGGGCCGGAGGATGCGGTCGACGGCCTTCGCCGGGCTCTCGCCCTCGGCGCCGATCGTGCGATCCACGTCTGTGACGACCGGGCCGCGGGTTCCGATGTGCTCGGCACCGCCCGCGTTCTCGCCGCGGCGATCAGGCAGCTCGGCGAGGAGGCTCCGATCGACCTCGTCGTCACCGGCATGGCCGCCCTCGACGGGATGACGGCGACGATTCCCTCTGCCCTCGCCGCCCACCTCGACCTGCCGGCGCTCACGCTCGCGAAGACGGTCGAGCTCACCGGCACCGTCCTGCGGATCACGCGGACGATGGGATTCAGTGACGAGGTCCTCGAGGCAGACCTGCCCGCGATCCTCTCCGTCACCGACCAGGCGAACGAGGTGAGGTACCCGAACTTCAAGGCGATCATGGCCGCGAAGAAGAAGCCGATCGACGAGATCGACCTCGATGATCTCGGTCTCGGCGATGGACTCGTCGGTGCTGCCGGGGCCGGCACCCGCGTGACGAACGCCGTCGAGCGGCCCCCGCGGGACGCGGGCGAGGTCCACAACGATTCAGGCGACGGCGGCCGGAGGCTCGCCGACTACATCCTTGGAGTGATGAAGTGA
- the glgX gene encoding glycogen debranching protein GlgX, translated as MTRTSRHARTPARYVARAPEQTLPRRIRANRLGVTVLPDGIDVSVVSTHASLVEFCAVDIDGAGTIRERRFALNGPELGVWSGFIPGIKPGQHYGFRVHGRWDPDASMRHNPAKLLVDPYALGVAGDYDLGPAVYSHQVDDSLHPLPGRRRLSELDSAPHVPHSVVVDESYDGPVGTLDLPWSTTVIYEAHVRGLTMAMPGVPAHLRGTYAGVAHPATITHLKELGITALQLLPIHAKLPEPFLIEKGLTNYWGYNTLGFFAPEPSYATKAAQEAGPSAVLREVKGMVSLLHEAGIEVILDVVYNHTCEAGIDGPTLSWRGLGESSFYMQSGTNPADFWDVTGTGNSLDFRLRRVTQMALDSLRYWVEKVGIDGFRFDLAVTLGRQGREFIPHHPFYVAMTTDPVLRSRKLINEPWDLGPNGWRTGQFPSPTADWNDRFRNAVRSFWLTDQRVQVDGHKPHDSRELVTRLSGSADLFSRGRTPGGRGTFASINFITAHDGFTLRDLVTYDGKHNEANLEGNRDGTNDNRSWNHGAEGHNPELLEARLKSMRNLIGTLLLSSGTPMMTAGDEIARTQDGNNNPYCQDNELSWIDWRTEPWQDDFHATVSHLLQLRREHEVFRPAGFFSGTPRTGDSLPDVTWIDRGGAEMPAWKWFEPSSRTFQMLRSGGGRDVDALLMINGLVDDAEFTVPTGRGRPFDLVWDSAEPRPKRFDELALPGSTVMVNGQSIRLYLSNPS; from the coding sequence GTGACTCGAACTTCCAGACACGCCCGCACACCCGCCCGCTACGTGGCGCGGGCCCCGGAGCAGACCCTGCCGAGGAGGATCCGCGCGAACCGACTCGGAGTCACGGTGCTGCCGGATGGCATCGACGTCTCGGTCGTCTCGACGCATGCCTCGCTCGTCGAGTTCTGCGCGGTGGACATTGACGGTGCCGGGACGATCCGCGAGCGCAGGTTCGCCCTCAACGGGCCCGAGCTGGGCGTGTGGAGCGGCTTCATCCCGGGCATCAAGCCCGGCCAGCACTACGGCTTTCGGGTGCACGGCAGATGGGACCCGGACGCCAGTATGCGGCACAACCCGGCGAAGCTTCTCGTCGACCCGTACGCACTGGGCGTCGCCGGCGACTACGACCTCGGGCCGGCAGTCTACTCCCACCAGGTGGACGACAGCCTCCATCCCCTGCCCGGTCGGCGCAGGCTCTCGGAGCTGGACTCCGCGCCCCACGTGCCGCATTCGGTCGTCGTCGATGAGAGCTACGACGGACCGGTCGGGACGCTCGACCTGCCGTGGAGCACGACCGTCATCTATGAGGCACACGTGCGCGGACTGACGATGGCGATGCCGGGGGTCCCGGCCCACTTGAGGGGGACATACGCGGGTGTGGCTCATCCCGCGACGATCACCCACCTCAAGGAGCTCGGCATCACCGCCCTCCAGCTGCTCCCGATCCACGCGAAGCTGCCCGAGCCGTTCCTCATCGAGAAGGGTCTGACGAACTACTGGGGCTACAACACGCTCGGATTCTTCGCCCCCGAGCCGTCGTACGCGACGAAGGCAGCGCAGGAAGCCGGTCCATCGGCCGTGCTGCGGGAGGTCAAGGGCATGGTGTCCCTCCTCCACGAGGCGGGCATCGAGGTCATCCTCGATGTCGTCTACAACCACACGTGCGAGGCCGGGATCGACGGCCCCACCCTCTCCTGGCGGGGGCTGGGCGAGTCCTCGTTCTACATGCAGTCGGGCACGAACCCGGCCGACTTCTGGGACGTGACGGGTACCGGCAATTCGCTCGACTTCCGCCTGCGGAGGGTCACGCAGATGGCGCTCGACTCGCTGCGCTATTGGGTCGAGAAGGTCGGCATCGACGGCTTCCGCTTCGACCTCGCCGTCACCCTCGGCCGCCAGGGCCGGGAGTTCATCCCCCACCATCCCTTTTATGTGGCGATGACGACGGATCCTGTTCTGCGCTCCCGCAAACTCATCAACGAGCCGTGGGATCTGGGTCCGAACGGCTGGCGCACGGGCCAGTTCCCCTCGCCGACGGCGGACTGGAATGACCGCTTCCGCAACGCGGTCCGCTCGTTCTGGCTCACAGACCAGCGCGTCCAGGTCGACGGCCACAAGCCGCATGATTCCCGCGAGCTCGTCACCCGCCTGTCCGGCTCGGCCGACCTGTTCTCCCGGGGACGCACCCCGGGCGGGCGCGGCACGTTCGCGTCGATCAACTTCATCACGGCCCACGACGGCTTCACCCTGCGGGATCTCGTCACGTACGACGGGAAGCACAACGAGGCGAACCTCGAGGGCAACCGCGACGGCACGAACGACAACCGGTCGTGGAACCACGGCGCGGAGGGGCATAATCCCGAACTCCTCGAGGCGCGGCTGAAGTCGATGCGGAACCTCATCGGCACCCTCCTCCTCTCCTCGGGCACGCCGATGATGACGGCGGGCGATGAGATCGCGCGCACCCAGGACGGCAACAACAACCCGTACTGCCAGGACAACGAGCTGTCGTGGATCGACTGGCGGACCGAGCCGTGGCAGGACGACTTCCACGCGACCGTCTCCCATCTCCTTCAGCTCCGCCGCGAGCACGAGGTGTTCCGGCCAGCCGGGTTCTTCTCCGGCACACCCCGGACGGGCGACAGCCTCCCCGATGTCACGTGGATCGACCGCGGCGGCGCGGAGATGCCGGCGTGGAAGTGGTTCGAGCCGTCCTCGCGGACGTTCCAGATGCTGCGGTCGGGCGGGGGCCGGGATGTCGACGCGCTCCTCATGATCAATGGCCTCGTCGACGATGCGGAATTCACGGTCCCGACCGGTCGCGGGCGACCGTTCGACCTGGTCTGGGATTCCGCCGAGCCGCGGCCGAAACGGTTCGATGAGCTGGCGCTGCCGGGGTCGACCGTCATGGTCAACGGACAGTCGATTCGCCTCTACCTGTCGAACCCGTCTTAG
- the trpS gene encoding tryptophan--tRNA ligase: MHSDEIVDLESTVDEASLRRSERLSDELKEKIREDASPFRMLTGDRPTGRLHLGHYFGSLRNRVELQNAGVDSWLVIADYQVITDRDAVGEIRDRVYGLVTDYLAIDIDPERAVIFPHSQIPALNELVLPFLSIVTDSELRRNPTVKAELDASGNRPMSGLLLTYPVHQAADILFCKANVVPVGKDQLPHLEQARVIAQRFDRRYGRAAGATHPIFPRPQALLSEAPSVLGLDGQKMSKSRGNTIELGMTADETAKLLKKAVTDSERRITFDPVGRPEVSNLVQLTALATNRDPVEVADEIGDGGAGTLKRVATEAINEMMAPIRARRLEIENDQAYVQQVLRDGIARANAQAEETLREVHEALDMVYLP; this comes from the coding sequence ATGCACAGTGACGAGATTGTCGATCTCGAATCGACGGTCGACGAGGCCTCCCTGCGTCGGTCGGAGAGGCTCAGCGACGAGCTGAAGGAGAAGATCCGCGAGGATGCCTCCCCGTTCAGGATGCTGACCGGGGACCGGCCGACCGGCCGGCTCCACCTCGGCCACTACTTCGGCTCCCTGAGGAACAGGGTCGAGCTGCAGAATGCGGGCGTCGACAGCTGGCTCGTCATCGCCGACTACCAGGTCATCACCGACCGCGACGCCGTCGGCGAGATCAGGGACCGCGTCTACGGCCTCGTGACGGACTACCTCGCCATCGACATCGACCCGGAGCGCGCCGTCATCTTCCCGCACTCGCAGATCCCCGCCCTCAACGAACTCGTCCTGCCCTTCCTCTCGATCGTCACCGATTCGGAGCTGCGGAGGAACCCGACGGTCAAGGCCGAACTCGACGCATCCGGCAACCGCCCCATGTCAGGCCTGCTCCTCACCTACCCGGTCCACCAGGCCGCCGACATCCTCTTCTGCAAGGCGAATGTCGTGCCCGTCGGCAAGGACCAGCTCCCCCACCTCGAGCAGGCCCGCGTCATCGCCCAGCGCTTCGACCGGCGCTACGGCCGCGCCGCCGGCGCGACGCACCCGATCTTCCCCCGCCCCCAGGCGCTCCTCTCGGAGGCGCCCTCGGTGCTGGGCCTCGACGGGCAGAAGATGTCGAAGTCGCGCGGCAACACGATCGAGCTGGGCATGACGGCCGATGAGACGGCGAAGCTCCTGAAGAAGGCCGTCACCGACTCCGAGCGCCGCATCACCTTCGACCCGGTCGGCCGCCCCGAGGTCTCGAACCTCGTCCAGCTCACCGCGCTCGCCACCAACCGCGATCCGGTCGAGGTGGCGGATGAGATCGGGGATGGCGGAGCGGGCACGCTCAAGAGGGTCGCCACCGAGGCGATCAACGAGATGATGGCTCCGATCCGCGCCCGCCGCCTCGAGATCGAGAACGACCAGGCCTACGTCCAGCAGGTCCTGCGGGACGGAATCGCACGCGCGAACGCCCAGGCCGAGGAGACGCTGCGCGAGGTCCATGAGGCCCTCGACATGGTCTACCTGCCGTAG
- a CDS encoding maltotransferase domain-containing protein yields the protein MTAAAESERPQRAPFALVGRIPIVDVWPVIEDGRWPAKATVGEAFPVRATVFREGHDAWSVEAVLTRPDGTEFQRVRMVDTKPGLDRYEGWLVPDTPGRWTFHIESWSDPYRTWVHDAVLKIEADVDSQLMIDEGIEVLERAAQGMPAGSAEAEATTRAAEAMRAGGDPKQLISHGIAEPVKAALERYPLRDMLTHSAEYEVKVDREAALYGSWYEFFPRSTGAFQNADGSWVSGTLRTAADELDRVKDMGFTVAYLTPIHPIGTTNRKGRNNTLTAEPGDPGSPYGIGSHEGGHDAIHPELGTFDDFDAFVAKARSLDLEVALDIALQASPDHPWVSEHPEWFTTRADGSIAYAENPPKKYQDIYPLNFDNDPEGIYVAIRDMLELWVDHGVTLFRIDNPHTKPLPFWHRLLLEFEEKHPDVIFLAEAFTKPPMLQTLGAIGFHQSYNYFAWRNEREEIEDYLLELAYETDHLVRPAFWPTTHDILTPYMQRGGIPAFAIRAILAATGAPTWGIYSGYELAENIARPGAEEQIDNEKYQFKARDYSLGESTGITPLLTQLNAIRAAHPALQRLRNVAIHPTSSDKIICFSKRSNPGEPSDTVIVVLNLDPFITHDALIDLDFEALGVPEQMAIDVDDELSGQSFEWGRRPFVRLDPRGSVAHILSVRVP from the coding sequence GTGACCGCCGCGGCAGAGTCCGAACGGCCGCAGAGAGCGCCCTTCGCGCTCGTCGGGCGCATCCCGATCGTCGATGTGTGGCCCGTCATCGAGGATGGCAGGTGGCCCGCGAAGGCGACCGTCGGCGAGGCATTCCCCGTACGCGCCACCGTCTTCCGCGAGGGCCACGACGCCTGGTCGGTCGAAGCGGTGCTCACGCGCCCCGACGGGACGGAGTTCCAGCGTGTGCGGATGGTCGACACGAAGCCGGGTCTCGACCGATATGAGGGATGGCTCGTCCCCGACACTCCCGGCCGGTGGACATTCCACATCGAGTCGTGGTCCGATCCGTACCGGACGTGGGTCCATGACGCGGTCCTCAAGATCGAGGCGGACGTCGATTCCCAGCTCATGATCGATGAGGGCATCGAGGTGCTCGAGCGCGCCGCGCAGGGCATGCCCGCCGGCTCGGCCGAGGCTGAGGCGACCACTCGCGCGGCCGAGGCGATGAGGGCGGGTGGAGATCCGAAGCAGCTCATCAGCCACGGCATCGCCGAGCCCGTCAAGGCTGCGCTTGAGAGGTATCCCCTGCGCGACATGCTCACCCACTCGGCCGAGTACGAGGTCAAGGTCGACCGCGAGGCGGCGCTGTACGGCTCGTGGTACGAGTTCTTCCCCCGCTCGACGGGGGCCTTCCAAAACGCCGATGGCTCCTGGGTCTCCGGAACGCTGCGGACTGCGGCGGACGAGCTGGACCGGGTCAAGGACATGGGGTTCACGGTCGCCTACCTCACCCCGATCCACCCGATCGGCACGACAAACCGGAAGGGCCGCAACAATACCCTGACCGCTGAGCCGGGCGATCCGGGCTCGCCCTACGGCATCGGCTCGCACGAGGGCGGTCACGACGCGATCCATCCCGAGCTCGGCACGTTCGACGATTTCGACGCGTTCGTCGCGAAGGCCCGCTCCCTCGATCTCGAGGTCGCCCTCGATATCGCGCTCCAGGCATCGCCCGACCACCCGTGGGTGTCCGAGCACCCGGAGTGGTTCACGACCCGCGCGGACGGATCGATCGCGTACGCGGAGAACCCGCCGAAGAAGTACCAGGACATCTACCCTCTCAACTTCGACAACGATCCCGAGGGGATCTATGTCGCGATCCGTGACATGCTCGAGCTGTGGGTGGATCACGGCGTCACGCTCTTCCGGATCGACAACCCGCACACGAAGCCGCTCCCATTCTGGCACCGCCTTCTCCTCGAGTTCGAGGAGAAACACCCGGACGTCATCTTCCTCGCCGAGGCGTTCACGAAGCCACCGATGCTCCAGACGCTCGGTGCGATCGGGTTCCACCAGTCGTACAACTACTTCGCGTGGCGCAACGAGCGCGAGGAGATCGAGGACTACCTCCTGGAGCTCGCGTACGAAACCGATCACCTTGTCCGGCCGGCGTTCTGGCCGACGACGCACGACATCCTGACGCCGTACATGCAGCGCGGCGGGATCCCGGCCTTCGCGATCCGCGCGATCCTCGCGGCCACCGGCGCACCGACCTGGGGCATCTACTCCGGCTACGAGCTCGCCGAGAACATCGCGCGCCCGGGCGCCGAGGAGCAGATCGACAACGAGAAGTACCAGTTCAAGGCGCGCGACTACTCGCTGGGCGAATCGACGGGCATCACACCCCTGTTGACCCAGCTCAATGCGATACGCGCCGCGCATCCCGCGCTCCAGAGGCTGCGGAATGTCGCGATCCATCCGACGTCATCGGACAAGATCATCTGCTTCTCGAAGCGGTCCAACCCGGGAGAACCGAGCGATACCGTCATCGTCGTGCTCAACCTCGATCCGTTCATCACCCATGACGCGCTCATCGATCTCGACTTCGAGGCGCTCGGGGTGCCGGAGCAGATGGCGATCGACGTCGACGACGAGCTGTCCGGCCAGTCCTTTGAATGGGGCCGCCGTCCCTTCGTTCGCCTGGACCCGCGCGGTTCTGTCGCCCATATCCTGTCTGTGAGGGTGCCGTGA